A window from Candidatus Margulisiibacteriota bacterium encodes these proteins:
- a CDS encoding class I SAM-dependent methyltransferase — MSEKITDYSDYDYKKFFWEKGDRQYEDFCDHLAARRLLPERGEKFLDVCGGFGRLADVYLPRFADCTLFDYAPKMLDLAKAAHGAKLKTAQGSAYKLPFAAGEFDAALLVRASHHLTDLSAAVAEIARVLKPGGRAVIEIANKRNILEILRWGVGRSKMRPFALEPASRNAKGFYNFHPRYAEEIFKRNNLRVKKALGASNFRLPLLKKILGAPLLCFLERLAQGVSGRLKLSPSIYYLLERQ; from the coding sequence ATGAGCGAAAAAATCACGGACTATTCAGACTACGATTACAAAAAATTTTTCTGGGAAAAAGGCGACCGGCAATACGAGGATTTTTGCGACCACCTGGCGGCGCGCCGGCTTTTGCCCGAGCGCGGAGAAAAATTCCTCGATGTCTGCGGCGGCTTCGGACGTCTGGCGGATGTTTACCTGCCGCGTTTTGCGGACTGCACGCTCTTCGACTACGCGCCAAAAATGCTGGATCTGGCCAAAGCCGCGCACGGCGCAAAACTAAAGACCGCGCAGGGCTCGGCGTATAAGCTGCCTTTTGCCGCTGGAGAATTTGACGCGGCGCTGCTGGTGCGCGCCTCGCATCATTTGACAGACCTGTCGGCGGCGGTCGCGGAGATCGCGCGCGTGCTGAAACCCGGCGGACGCGCCGTCATCGAGATCGCCAACAAAAGAAATATTCTGGAGATTTTGCGCTGGGGTGTAGGCCGGTCTAAAATGCGGCCTTTTGCGCTTGAGCCGGCAAGCCGCAATGCCAAAGGTTTTTATAATTTTCACCCGCGTTACGCGGAAGAAATTTTTAAGCGAAATAATCTGCGGGTCAAAAAAGCTCTCGGCGCGTCCAATTTCCGCCTGCCGCTTTTGAAAAAAATTCTGGGCGCGCCGCTGCTCTGTTTCCTGGAACGCCTCGCGCAAGGCGTCTCCGGCCGGCTGAAGTTAAGCCCGTCGATTTATTATTTGCTGGAGAGACAATAG
- a CDS encoding helix-turn-helix domain-containing protein, translating to MTGRIFWKIVKNEVARQKTSFEWLYYKTGITKGTFSSWKNREIIPRADDAYKIAAVLHVSVEYLLTGSDRVKKQSNPGLQEITENLIGLDALDLNAVSALTRALAARYVKRR from the coding sequence ATGACCGGTCGGATATTTTGGAAAATCGTCAAAAATGAAGTGGCGCGGCAAAAGACCAGTTTTGAGTGGCTGTATTATAAAACCGGCATCACCAAAGGCACTTTTTCTTCCTGGAAAAACCGCGAAATTATCCCGCGCGCCGATGACGCCTACAAAATAGCCGCTGTCCTGCATGTCTCCGTCGAATACCTGCTGACCGGATCAGACCGGGTGAAAAAACAATCCAATCCCGGCCTGCAGGAAATTACCGAAAATCTGATCGGGCTGGACGCGCTGGACCTGAACGCTGTTTCCGCGCTGACACGAGCTCTGGCCGCGCGGTACGTTAAGCGCCGCTAG
- the dnaN gene encoding DNA polymerase III subunit beta: MEFKCVKADLNNAVQVVEKAVSIRSTVAQIAGNILLEAKNNSLKLTANDLEIGIEFSIDTNVIEEGAVLAPAKTLSSIIAKLSEGEVSFKVDSNHNILITSKQSKPNIYGLAIDDFPVLSKVTSGKNLKIEADALREMIRQSIIAVSFDEGKPFLNGILVEKEKNELRFVATDGFRLAKKTTTLSEDTAGNLSVIVPSRALQEISRILQQEDYQGVVDIAITEKQISFSFKSLYLVSRLIQGQFPDYRNVIPKEQKTRIVMSRKDLLEAADRASIVASASTNVIKLEMVDQKLLITASTPTIGNISELVDVQKEGEDMQPIAFNVRLVLDVIRNIQEDNIVLVLNGITSAGVIIPKENKDFTYVVMPIRV; this comes from the coding sequence ATGGAATTCAAATGTGTAAAAGCTGATTTGAACAATGCTGTGCAGGTCGTGGAAAAGGCGGTGTCGATCCGTAGCACGGTGGCGCAGATCGCCGGCAATATTTTGCTCGAAGCGAAAAATAACTCCTTGAAACTTACCGCCAATGACCTGGAGATCGGGATCGAGTTTTCGATCGACACCAATGTTATTGAAGAAGGCGCGGTGCTGGCTCCGGCTAAGACTTTGAGCAGCATTATTGCTAAATTATCCGAAGGCGAAGTTTCTTTTAAGGTCGATAGCAATCATAATATTTTAATTACCTCTAAACAGTCCAAGCCAAATATTTACGGTCTGGCTATTGATGATTTTCCGGTGCTGTCAAAAGTTACAAGCGGCAAAAATTTAAAGATCGAAGCCGATGCGCTACGCGAGATGATCCGGCAGTCGATCATTGCGGTGTCTTTTGATGAAGGGAAGCCTTTTTTAAACGGCATCCTGGTTGAGAAAGAAAAAAACGAGCTGCGTTTTGTGGCGACTGACGGTTTTCGCCTGGCTAAAAAAACAACTACTTTAAGCGAGGACACCGCGGGGAATCTAAGCGTTATCGTGCCGTCACGCGCCCTGCAGGAGATCAGCCGGATTCTTCAGCAGGAAGATTATCAGGGTGTCGTGGATATTGCCATTACTGAAAAACAAATTTCTTTTAGTTTCAAGAGTTTGTATTTGGTTTCACGTTTAATTCAGGGCCAATTCCCGGATTATCGCAACGTCATACCCAAAGAACAAAAAACCAGAATTGTCATGTCCCGCAAAGACCTGCTGGAAGCCGCGGATAGGGCGTCTATCGTGGCCAGCGCGTCGACCAACGTTATTAAGCTGGAAATGGTCGATCAAAAACTTCTGATCACGGCTAGCACGCCGACTATCGGCAATATTTCCGAGCTGGTCGATGTGCAAAAAGAGGGCGAGGACATGCAGCCCATCGCTTTTAATGTCCGTCTCGTTCTGGACGTTATACGCAATATACAGGAGGACAATATTGTACTGGTCTTGAACGGCATAACTTCGGCCGGCGTGATAATTCCAAAGGAAAACAAGGATTTTACTTACGTGGTTATGCCGATACGGGTCTAG
- the dnaA gene encoding chromosomal replication initiator protein DnaA yields the protein MDSFWPVLLEKLKTALTGPGFQMFKTSIAPLSLADGVLAVSVPSDVMALWLKEREPLLQEIFTRDFRQNIALDVRVVPAAPELSPAPVVRQLPSAAEEVPAEALVKFNPKYTFETFVVGNNTRFAHAAALAVAEKPFIAYNPLFTYGGPGLGKTHLMHAIAQRALSLNPKLKIVLVTAETFVNEVVSIIRDGSDVARWKNFYARFRMADILLVDDIQFLMGKDRSQEEFFNTFNALYETKKQIILNSDRPPKDLRDIDERLKSRMAWGLITDIQSPDFETRLAVLRKKVESDSTIENANIPEDVIQYIAKAPFSNVRDLESVLHRLVAHTAFFQTPITVDFAAKLLKDLIQTQDKHVTISTIKQIVAEQMKIDIEELSAKIRKKEIATARQIAMYLSRELTSATNEKIGDTFGGRDHSTVIHACDKIRETIKTDHALLDLVNNLKKEILAR from the coding sequence ATGGATTCTTTTTGGCCGGTTCTACTGGAAAAACTTAAAACTGCGCTGACCGGACCCGGCTTTCAGATGTTTAAAACTTCCATTGCGCCGCTCTCTCTGGCTGACGGGGTTTTGGCCGTTTCCGTGCCGTCAGACGTCATGGCGCTGTGGCTCAAAGAGCGCGAGCCGCTTTTGCAGGAAATTTTTACACGCGACTTTCGGCAAAATATCGCGCTGGATGTCCGCGTTGTGCCGGCGGCGCCCGAGTTAAGCCCGGCGCCGGTCGTCCGGCAGCTCCCGTCTGCCGCCGAAGAAGTTCCCGCCGAAGCCCTGGTCAAATTCAATCCCAAATATACTTTTGAAACTTTCGTCGTCGGCAACAATACGCGCTTCGCGCACGCCGCGGCTCTGGCTGTCGCGGAAAAACCTTTCATAGCCTACAATCCGCTCTTTACCTACGGTGGCCCGGGGCTGGGCAAGACACACCTGATGCACGCTATTGCCCAGCGCGCGTTATCTCTTAATCCCAAGCTGAAAATCGTGCTGGTCACCGCCGAAACTTTTGTGAACGAGGTCGTCAGCATTATCCGTGACGGCAGTGATGTCGCCCGCTGGAAAAACTTTTACGCGCGGTTTCGCATGGCGGATATTCTGCTTGTCGACGACATTCAATTTCTCATGGGCAAAGATCGTTCGCAGGAGGAATTTTTCAATACTTTCAACGCCCTGTACGAAACCAAAAAACAGATCATCCTCAACTCTGACCGGCCGCCCAAAGACCTGCGTGATATCGATGAGCGCCTGAAGTCCCGTATGGCCTGGGGCTTGATTACCGATATTCAATCGCCGGATTTTGAGACCCGTCTGGCCGTTCTGCGCAAAAAAGTCGAGAGCGACAGCACTATCGAAAACGCGAATATTCCGGAAGACGTCATTCAATACATCGCCAAAGCGCCTTTTTCCAATGTCCGCGATCTGGAAAGCGTCCTGCACCGGCTCGTCGCGCACACGGCTTTTTTTCAGACGCCGATCACGGTGGATTTTGCCGCCAAATTGCTTAAAGACCTGATCCAGACGCAGGATAAACATGTGACCATCAGCACGATCAAACAAATTGTCGCCGAACAAATGAAAATTGACATCGAGGAGCTTTCCGCCAAGATCCGTAAAAAAGAGATCGCCACAGCCAGACAAATTGCCATGTACCTGTCCCGGGAATTGACCAGCGCGACCAATGAAAAGATCGGCGATACGTTTGGCGGGCGCGACCACAGCACGGTCATTCATGCCTGCGATAAGATCCGTGAAACGATCAAGACCGACCATGCTTTGCTCGACCTTGTCAATAATCTCAAAAAAGAAATTCTGGCGCGATAA